Below is a window of Nicotiana tabacum cultivar K326 chromosome 19, ASM71507v2, whole genome shotgun sequence DNA.
AATTGCATGGTGTTGATAGTACCAGTACCAACTTATGGGCGTTGAATTTAATACTCAGTAGTAACAAAATTAGCTGGATTTCTACTTTTGGGATGCCCAGTTTGAAAACTGAAATTTCCCTCGAGTCAAGAGAGGAGTTTCATGCTTTGTATGGTAATTAATGGAGTCTATCTAACAGATGCATTCAGAACTGAAAGATCCTCGACAGAAAGTACAAGTAACACGACAAAATTCCAAAGTCAAAATTTGAATCAAACTCTAGATTCGAAATAGATCAAAAAGAATCAAGATTTACTACTACATTGGTTCATTCTCATCTGCTGCTCTTCATTAGGCATTACAACTGAAACTCTAAAATCAAAAAGGCGCTTGGACTAAAATGGGTCAATTGATTAGTAAGAATACAAGGGGTTTCCACTTGGTGCTACAGCTACTATTACTAGGACTTAGGGTTATAGTAGTAATTTTCTTAAGCATAAACAGATCCACAGGAAAGTGCCATCAAAAGTATCGCCGCTTGTTCTTCCTCTCTTAATTTGCCTCCCAATGCCATCAATTTCATTTTCAATGACTGTCCTTTATTTTCTCTACTATTTTTTCTCCActgattttcctcttctttttgctAACACTTCTTCCTTTGTCCAGACCTAAAAGCTGCCTCCTCTTCTTGTTGTATTTGATCCCACATGCGTTACATAACGActtaaatacaaaaaataaattaaatcagAACTATGATAAGGTAGCTAACACAAGAAAACAAAATAGTTCAATAAGATTTTGATCTAGAAACGTTTACCTTAGGACCTGCTGGACCACTTCTCCAAAGAGGCGTTCTTGTGGTATGACAATCACTGCAAGTTTTCATTTCCTCTACTTCTGATCCCTAAAAGAAAACATCCAAAGACAACACGAGATCAGCAATCAGAATCAGAAAAGAAAAGCCAACGAGATCGCTATACATGACTTATGGATCATGACTCACCTTTACTTCCTTCAGATCCATTACTATAAGCTCTACTCTACTAGCTAAATGGTTTAACAAATGCTACTGGAAATCCCAATCAAGATCAAGTAAGTACAAGTTTAAAGGAGGCTACGTAGAATATTAAATAGATAGAGATTGAAAAGCGGGAGAAAGATTGGTACAAGAGCGAAAGATTTGTACCGTTAATGTGGATTTTAGTGGGATAAGAGAGAGACTAGAGAAACAGTAGTAAGTTGGAATGGCTAAAAATATAAGGGCAGGGGAATAGGGGAGTAAAGGGGGATAGGGAAGCTAAAACGGCGATATCTGGTGGACTGGACACTAGTCAGCAGGACACGACATCATAGTTAACTCTAGATTCGAGTTTTGCAATTACAGTAATACCCCTCTGATTCCAACAGTTTCCTCTCTCCACCAATCTCAGTCGTGGAATTATTATTGATCCAACGTTTGGGTCATTCGAACCTAAGTTGTCTTCTAGTGCTAAGTGCTAACGAGGGATGTGGTGGGAATACACACCAGTGGTGATGCCAATTTTCATTTGTTCTTCAAGAATTTTGGGTAAGATGACAAAAGGCAAAACCATGGGCATGCCACAAGATTGCTCTTAATTTGACTGTTTGGAGGAGTTCCTAAAGAATTACGTTAAACTGTATATCTTTTTGGTTCCTAAAGAATTATATCAATGGCTCACATGTAAATCCAAAATATACCAGTAGCTACAGCAAATGGAAGCGATCACCTGACTATCACTTCAATTATGAGATCAATAAATGGAGCTTCGTTTGATAATTCTGGAAAAGGAGGCATAGGAGGGGTTTTCCGAAATATAAAAGTAACAGGATATTAGGATACATCAAAGCATATTCCTTTCACGACTACTCTATATGTTTGCAGAGTTATTACGGATTGCAGCTCATATCCCTTGGTCATTAAATCTGACTTAAAGGAGGTAATCAATATGCTACTCAATGGTAACGAATGCTATTCTCATCTAACAGATGGATGCAGGTCAATGATTATATAATTGTCtatccgtaaaacggtacaagttgaatttgtaacgtgatttatagacaagcgaatctatttaatcccaaaatgacaaataaattaaataaaatgcaagacttagcattgaaatcgagataagacagcAAATAGCTTGGTTCCGGGAGCAGAGCTTCCGAAAGCAGtaataataatatcaatatacAAGAAATAAAGTGTTATTGAGCTTTTGAATAATATGTAGCATAAGTTTGTGAGAAAATTCGTCCCTTACCATGAATATTAAAGCcattatttatagttgcaccaagggaacaaggtcctatgatcaagcccctcttaaatgacaattatgaggatcattgatgaatatgtaacggcaggcTATGAATGCCGAAATTCTCTATAACGGATTGTGTATTTAATACTGAAGAATATCCTTCATTGACTGTCATCGGGTGGCAAACATTCATTTGTCTTTACTAGCAACATTCCCTTCGGGATCTTTCCGGTGTCAATTGAAGCTGCTGTCTCAGGTCTTGGCTTCTACTTGCCTCGCTTTCTGTCTACCTCTGGTTCCATGTGTCGCTCTATTATTCGAATATATAATGTGAACcgatatacagatagtccccctgctttccggtggaACATCTTTGTGTCATCGGAAAGTCGGCGAAGATACCTTCCTTGGCGGAAAATTTTCTGATCCCCTCTTAAAAGTTTCTGACGCTTGATCAGACACACGTCTCTCCGCAATTAATGCCCCGAACACACGTTACTCCACGATTCAGTAATATTTTTGCAGGTTCTCGAGGTAATTATAGCCACGATTTTAGCcgcctattcctttacttatacgtctcactcttcttcttttacacttcacagtttttcaaactctctcaactTCTCTACACTCAACTCTTTCTTGCTTTCgctcttctttaatcttctttTCATACTTTTGTACTTGTGTTGCTTGGTACGTTTGTTATATAAAAGTATTTTTCATTCAAGCATTGCGTAAAGTTTGCTCTTTTGCATCGAATTATGCAAGGCTTCAGGTGCATTTTTCCCCGATAGCATTTGGGTTCTGGGCATAAActcttccggaaccaaccctttagtgtgagggtttcataagagagggccctatTATGTTTACGgttctcttgaagaggacgtaTCATGTTTATCTCCCTTGTCGCCGGTTGATctccttttatttgtttaattccctctggagttgggaatttcataAATTGATGGTATGTTGATGGCACAACCTTCATCTCGTGTAGCCATGGTCTTCCAGGAATAGTGTTGTAGCCTATGTCGCCATCTACTACTTCAAACAGGGTTGTCTTCATGATCCATTCAGCATTTGTGGGCAATAAAATTTCCCTTCGGGTTGTTGCGCTTGCCAAATTGAACCCAACGAGGATCTTTGTGGTCTGAATAATGCTTCCGCTTAGCTTGGCTTGTTCCAGCACTCTCCATTGAATAATATTGGTTGAACTCCCTAGGTCCACGAAACACGTTTAATTTTTAAATCTAAAatattaagagaaattaccaggATCATTGTGAGGTAGTAGGAGTCCATCGGTGTTCTCCTCCGTGAAGGTGATATCGTCCTCGACGACTTCCCGGAGTCTTTTGCTATGAGTCACTGATACCCTTTGTCTTCTTTGCTGCTAAAAAGGTTACACCATTAATCTTATTCCctccgaaaatcatgttgatcgttaGACAAGGAggattgtaaggccccgtaaaatttcacttaaaattcggggttttgtggtgccgaggtaggctaatgcatttgaggattgtagaaaatcGCTTGCTCGTCGCGGtatggactttttgggttgaaaagATCATTGGGGGGGTTGAAGGAAATTTTTTGCAGAACAGGGCATTTctatggtccattatgcgaccgcagatctgtcGCAGAGTGAAGCAGGGAATTAGGCTAATTTTGGATGTTGTTTTGCGGTCAACTATGCGATAGCATAATTGTTTCGCGTGCCATACATCCGTCGCAGAACCAATATGAGAAATTTCGAAAGGAGgttctgtggtccattatgcgactgcataattgATCTGTGGATCACAGACTTATCACATACCCGCACAAAAGTGGCCAGTTCCAGATGGCCATTAtacggtccattttgcggaccgtagaagtgatatgcgaccgcagatctacATCAGggctttatttttttaattttataacccGGTCCCATTTCGTTTTAGCTAGCCTTAGGGGTCATTTTTGAGGGATTATCTGATATTTTAAAGAGATAAGAGAACTATTCTAAAGAGAGAAATGGGAGGATCCAAGGATTTCACCACTCAACTCGAATCAAGCCTTGGAATTTTATCAAGAGGAACTTGCTAGGGTATCTAAAAGGTAAGAATTTCTCCCCCCCAATTCTCCAAATTCGGATTTGGGTTGGTTATGGTTGATGAGAGCAGACTTACACATGCATGAGCTAATAGGGATTGTGGGAAAGTTGTTGGATAATCTTGGGTGGTTTTGTTGTTGAACTGGTTGTGGAAAGGTTGGGTTGTCATTGTAGCAGCTCTTGCCATACGAATTCCTCTAATCGTGCTTGTAATTCTCCCATATTTTATAGATCGGTATCGTTAGGAGTGTCAGGACGTTATTGTTGCAACATGGAAAGCTCTTTCGAGGTAtgaaggttgaactcttcttctacTAGTATCGGAACTCTCGTATTCTTACAAAACTCCATCGTGTATAGTTCGAATTTGAAACACCATTGAGGTGGGATATTTAAGCTAGTAAATTAATTCCCAAATTGCATAACGTGTCAGAACCCTCatgtgttaatgattctctattttGATTTAATTATGTCACACCctttttgggaagaaaattttgtacgaaatcaatgtgattacacctccacccgcacacattgggaTGAGGCGTCAGGTCTGCTtcgtgtagagattgtggtattgtgattacacctccacccgtacaTATTAGGGTAAGGCAGCACGactgctttgtgtagagattgtggtattgtgattacacctccacccgcacacattggagtgaggcggcaaggccgctttgtgtagagattgtggtattgtgattacatcTTCACCCgtacacattggggtgaggcggcaggaccGCTTTGCGTAGACATTGTGGCATTGCAATTACACCTCCActcgcacacattggggtgaggcggcagggccgctttgtgtagagattgtggtatcgtGGTAGAGGTCGTTATAGAGGATCCCCAGCTTGAAagttataaatgttattgaaatctTTAATGAATTTGTTATGGTTTTAACGGATATTTAAGCTCTTTTATTGCTTTTATGATTCGTCACATTCATGTTGTACTTCCAATCCTTGaaggggtgtttggttttcatactagtactattcgtcatgtactaacgtccctgtTTCTGggagcgctgcatctttaatggatgtaggtgattCCACAGCAGACAACTTTGATCAGTAATAGCAGtgcaccctcttcccagctgacccCGCTTTATCTCGGCCCTTGTTGCCGGtactatcatagtactcttttgtatctattagaggctccgttgACAAAATGTGGGTTGTATGATTCTGTCGGAAaagtcaaactagtaatgttgtatttgtatcataTGTTTCCACCTCTAAACTATAAATGGGTAATGTAATATTTTGGGAGATCTTGAATGAAGTTCGAATGGTAATGAAATTTGGATTGTTCATGTAACCTTCTCATTGCCTAAGTAATgaaatatatcttctctttattcatgggtgagtttgggTAGGAGGCATTGTACGGGTTTGCTTGgtcgggttatctcggttgagtgtCGATTGCGCTTCCttaggtcggggcatgacaaggATCTTCTCCTGTCTTTGAGGGTTTCGCGTTATCCTGGCTGCGGCCATAGTTATTTTTATCCCAGTCGCTTAAGAACTATCTGAGATGGTCGTTTTTCAGCAATGTCGCCACCTCCTCGCGCAGATGTCGGCAGTCCCTAGTCCGGTAGCCGTTAGTACCATGATACTCATACCAGAGATTAGGATCCCTCTTGCTAGGATCAGATCTCACCGGCCTCGGGAACCGTGTGTTCTTAATGTTTGTTATCATCGATACCAGTTCCACTACGTTAATATTGAAGTTATACTCAGACAATATGGGGTAGGTGGAATCCCGGGAGTCTGATGTCTCTTTGTCCTGTAACGATCTGTTATTCCGGCCATGCTCAACTCTCCTATCGGTAGTGAACCTGCCCGCCGACCGAAAACCTCTGCCGCATCCTTCATCCCTTTCGTAGGGTAAGAAATCGGCCTTTAGAAGACCATCAATTTGCGTCGTAATCATCCTTCAACTTTTCCTTATTCTTCTCTCGATCCTGACCCTTGATTGATGCCAGAAAACCGAGCTGGTCATCCTCTATTCTTATCTTTGATTTGTAGCGGTTGTAGACATCTTCCCATGTTGTTGCCCGGAACTCGAGAAGACTTTTTTTCAGCTTCTGGGAAGCGTTAGAGCTCCTTGAGTTTATCCCCTTAGTAAATgcctcagctgcccattcatctaGCACGGCTGGTAGCAGCATTCTTTCCTTCTGAAATCTGGTCACAAACTCCCGCAGCAATTTAGACTCTCCTTGCGCAATTCTAAATATATCGGTCTTTCGGGCCTGCACCTTCCTGGCCCCGGCATAGGCCTTGATaaaagaatctgcgagcatctcGAAGGAATCTATGCTCGGGTAGAAGCGAATACCATTCCAAGGCCCCCTTCGTGGTggtctccccgaacttcttcagcaaGACAGACTCAATCTCGTGCCGATCTAAGTCATTTTCTTTCACCGTTATTGTGTAGGTGGTGATGTGCTCCTGAGAatccgaagtcccatcatattttgtcTTGTccggcattttgaaccgctttgaaTTAACTCCGGTGCTGCGCTCGATTTGAACGGCAATTGGGTGTATTTTCTTGAGTCCGGTCCTTTCAACACTGGCGGCGTGCCCGAGATTTAGTCCATTCGGGTGTTTATTTCCGTCATAAATCGCATGAATTCATTTTTAAATGGATCATTCCCATTATTGTTACCAGATCCGGTGTCGTTCTCCCTGACTCCGTCGAAGCCGACTTCACCTCTCGGGGTGTTGTTATTAACCCTTTGTGTTGTTTGGTTTGCGGGAGTaccgggaggaactggacctctTCCATTCGCGTTATTGAAAGCATCCGATAATGCTTGCCTCAACTCCGTCATGACCTGATCTTGTCGCGAGTGATGGCCCATAATAGCCTTTTGTTGTTCCCTCAGGATTCTCATCATTTTCGCAACGTGCtcgtcttcagcatcatcaggagttgcctcCCGAACGTATCGTGGATATTGACCGCCATGTGCCGGCGTAGCTACATCCTCCTCGTTGCGGGTATCACTGATCGAATCTTCGTGTTGAGgctgatttccttgggcctcaacGTTATGTGCAATATTGACATCGTTATCTaccattttttatgattttttgttaaGAAACAAAGAATTAAACAGATTAGTAATAGATTCAAGGATCAACTCGATTACGCAACTGCCTATGCCCCACGGTGGATGCCAAACAGTTTACTTGTAAAACGGTTCAGTTGAATTTGTaatgtggtttatagacaagcaaatcgatttgatcctgaaatgata
It encodes the following:
- the LOC107798835 gene encoding GATA transcription factor 15, with protein sequence MDLKEVKGSEVEEMKTCSDCHTTRTPLWRSGPAGPKSLCNACGIKYNKKRRQLLGLDKGRSVSKKKRKISKLMALGGKLREEEQAAILLMALSCGSVYA